In Halanaeroarchaeum sp. HSR-CO, one DNA window encodes the following:
- a CDS encoding molybdopterin-dependent oxidoreductase, producing MTEPVASEPRLTNPITVVGERSVRVTPAVAASLPEERLTAEVVCATGNRYEATWAGVGIGSLCDTVDAQADTTHVVVGSIDGYRMAVPILDALRGVIAFEKDGRPIDEQAPYSNRFVAPAVEGARDVKGVSRIEFHALEPDADPERLEQFEPDDDRFETVRATDSTETQTQ from the coding sequence ATGACAGAACCGGTGGCGTCCGAACCCCGACTCACCAATCCGATCACGGTCGTCGGTGAACGGTCGGTCCGCGTCACACCGGCGGTCGCCGCATCGCTCCCCGAGGAGCGTCTTACCGCAGAGGTCGTCTGTGCCACCGGCAATCGTTACGAAGCGACCTGGGCCGGTGTCGGCATCGGCTCCCTGTGCGACACCGTCGATGCGCAGGCGGACACGACACACGTCGTGGTCGGTTCCATTGACGGATATCGTATGGCGGTTCCGATCCTCGACGCCCTCCGCGGTGTCATCGCATTCGAGAAAGACGGTCGCCCCATCGACGAGCAAGCACCGTATTCGAATCGGTTCGTCGCGCCCGCCGTCGAGGGTGCCCGGGACGTGAAGGGAGTCTCCCGGATCGAATTCCACGCCCTCGAACCGGACGCCGATCCGGAACGACTCGAGCAGTTCGAACCCGACGACGACAGATTCGAAACGGTCCGAGCGACGGACTCGACCGAAACTCAGACGCAGTAG
- the dph2 gene encoding diphthamide biosynthesis enzyme Dph2, translating into MSNDERSVGDLRNTGMALKYDREWDYELERVAEAVADREAESVGLQFPEGLKRRAGGVADDLRDLLPAGVTVLISGQPCYGACDLDLEMMRRTDVFVHFGHSPMKESGNIIYVPLFSNVDVFPIMEEAVEELEDGEVGLVTTAQHMSHFDEMKEFLEERGFTVLTRKGDERLTHEGQVLGCNYASADVDADQVLYVGGGKFHPVGLGMEHPDKRVVIADPVNNVLTEATTEEFVKQRYGAIHRAMDAETWGIIVSSKIGQRRWDVAEDLVAEHESAYLISLDEVTPDRLRNFGFDAYVNTACPRVTTDDGPQFHEPLLTPQEYRIAIGEEPMDALSFDTFHGTW; encoded by the coding sequence ATGAGCAACGACGAACGGTCGGTTGGGGACCTCCGCAACACGGGGATGGCCCTCAAGTACGACCGCGAGTGGGATTACGAACTGGAACGGGTGGCCGAGGCCGTAGCGGACCGCGAGGCCGAGTCCGTCGGCCTGCAGTTCCCCGAGGGATTGAAGCGTCGGGCCGGTGGGGTCGCCGACGACCTCCGAGACCTCTTGCCGGCGGGCGTTACCGTCCTCATCTCCGGGCAACCATGCTACGGTGCGTGTGACCTGGACCTCGAGATGATGCGCCGGACCGACGTCTTCGTCCACTTCGGCCACTCGCCGATGAAGGAGTCGGGCAACATCATCTACGTCCCGCTGTTCTCGAACGTCGACGTCTTTCCCATCATGGAGGAGGCCGTCGAAGAACTCGAAGACGGTGAGGTCGGTCTGGTGACGACCGCCCAGCATATGAGTCACTTCGACGAGATGAAGGAATTCCTCGAAGAGCGTGGTTTCACGGTCCTCACTCGGAAAGGAGATGAACGACTGACACACGAGGGACAGGTTCTCGGATGCAACTACGCGAGTGCCGACGTGGACGCCGACCAGGTCCTCTACGTCGGCGGCGGGAAGTTCCACCCCGTCGGTCTCGGCATGGAACATCCCGACAAGCGCGTGGTCATCGCCGATCCCGTCAACAACGTCCTGACCGAGGCGACCACCGAGGAGTTCGTCAAACAGCGCTACGGAGCCATCCACCGTGCGATGGACGCCGAGACGTGGGGAATCATCGTCTCCTCGAAGATCGGACAACGCCGCTGGGACGTCGCCGAAGATCTCGTCGCCGAACACGAGAGCGCCTATCTCATCAGCCTCGACGAGGTGACCCCCGACCGATTGCGAAACTTCGGGTTCGACGCATACGTCAACACGGCCTGTCCCCGGGTCACGACCGACGACGGGCCCCAGTTCCACGAGCCACTGTTGACCCCGCAGGAGTATCGTATCGCCATCGGCGAGGAACCGATGGACGCCCTTTCCTTCGACACCTTCCACGGCACCTGGTAA
- a CDS encoding rhomboid family intramembrane serine protease, with protein sequence MDALSVGLRIGVPIALLVSLAIVRTLDGPRGRWGREVRSRLLLGVPWGTLTTIAIILVVYLGLQHGLQTPRSPLHIPFTSWSYFYPLGMLTAPFAHQGLGHVTGNLLGTIALAPLAEYAVSHFPTQRGRTAFETWRTNPYVRAFVLFPAGAIGVGLLTSIFSWGPIIGFSGVVFAFAGFALVRYPLATVVALVARDMLGTLYYVLRDPVITSSASPSFGPPWWAGIAIQGHFLGFLLGVTLGAIVVSRRSRSNPPSALKLWTGGLLVGSNMTLWAVWWYRDGGFVLYRGAGILLVVTLAIVVTSAVQSRDEPLVGSVTSRQLAIALLALPLLTMAFVAVPLNATVIEDGEPPGPTVDVDGYSVGYAEDVPHQRVGAIDISALGETTRFNVSGVIVTNDDRSIWTEAIPAGRLSFGGQRTTKVGGIGWSQSVTAIRQGWSVTGNTTVYQIALRPAGENATWVYTSEEARAEPMIAGSNVTIRPEGGVFFVTVTSGSEESEEFRLPARNESVSVGELTITRNSNDYVFAEAEGTRVRVATKETYQ encoded by the coding sequence ATGGACGCGCTGTCGGTCGGACTGCGGATCGGCGTACCGATAGCGCTGCTCGTCTCGCTAGCCATCGTTCGCACCCTCGATGGACCACGTGGTCGCTGGGGTCGAGAGGTACGCTCCAGGCTCTTGCTCGGCGTCCCCTGGGGGACGCTGACGACTATCGCGATCATTCTCGTCGTGTATCTCGGCCTCCAGCACGGCCTCCAGACCCCGCGGTCGCCACTCCACATCCCGTTCACCTCCTGGTCGTACTTCTACCCGCTGGGTATGCTGACCGCCCCGTTCGCTCATCAGGGCCTCGGCCACGTGACTGGGAATCTCCTCGGAACGATAGCCCTCGCGCCGCTCGCCGAATACGCCGTCTCACATTTCCCCACTCAGCGAGGCCGAACCGCCTTCGAAACCTGGCGAACGAATCCGTACGTCCGTGCCTTCGTCCTCTTTCCGGCCGGTGCCATCGGGGTCGGACTCCTGACGAGCATCTTCTCCTGGGGCCCCATCATCGGGTTCTCGGGCGTCGTCTTCGCCTTCGCGGGCTTCGCACTCGTCAGGTATCCACTCGCGACCGTCGTCGCGCTGGTGGCCAGGGACATGCTGGGAACGCTGTACTACGTCCTGCGCGACCCGGTGATCACCAGTTCGGCGAGTCCGTCGTTCGGTCCCCCGTGGTGGGCGGGAATCGCCATCCAGGGTCACTTCCTCGGATTCCTGCTCGGCGTGACCCTCGGCGCGATCGTCGTCTCGAGACGGTCGCGTTCCAATCCCCCGAGTGCATTGAAGCTCTGGACCGGCGGTCTCCTGGTCGGTTCGAACATGACCCTGTGGGCCGTGTGGTGGTATCGAGATGGCGGGTTCGTCCTCTACCGAGGGGCTGGAATACTCCTCGTGGTCACCCTCGCCATCGTGGTCACCTCTGCCGTCCAGTCGCGTGACGAACCACTTGTCGGCAGCGTGACGAGTCGGCAGCTCGCAATCGCATTGTTGGCACTGCCGCTACTCACGATGGCGTTCGTGGCCGTCCCGCTGAACGCGACGGTGATCGAGGACGGTGAGCCACCCGGACCAACCGTCGACGTAGACGGGTACTCGGTCGGCTACGCCGAAGACGTCCCCCATCAGCGGGTAGGTGCCATCGATATCTCGGCGCTCGGGGAGACGACTCGGTTCAACGTCAGTGGGGTCATCGTCACGAACGACGACCGGTCCATCTGGACCGAGGCGATACCCGCCGGTCGGTTATCGTTCGGTGGCCAACGGACGACGAAGGTCGGCGGCATCGGCTGGAGCCAATCGGTTACGGCTATCCGGCAAGGATGGTCGGTAACCGGGAACACCACCGTCTATCAGATTGCCCTCAGACCGGCGGGCGAGAACGCAACCTGGGTGTACACGTCCGAAGAGGCTCGAGCAGAGCCGATGATAGCCGGGTCGAACGTGACGATCCGTCCGGAAGGAGGAGTCTTCTTCGTCACCGTGACCTCGGGGAGCGAAGAAAGCGAGGAATTCCGGCTGCCAGCACGGAACGAATCGGTGTCCGTCGGCGAACTGACGATCACGAGGAATTCGAACGATTACGTGTTCGCCGAAGCGGAGGGGACGAGAGTCCGAGTCGCGACGAAAGAAACCTACCAGTGA
- a CDS encoding HalOD1 output domain-containing protein, whose product MEGSSADSIDTGTSSDRYTRTFEFTETLTPSVAVVEAVSDVTGTDPKSSPPLHEVVDADALNGLLTESNSNPETVRVTFEYQGHEITVVGNGTVYVRPAQGNTR is encoded by the coding sequence ATGGAGGGGTCATCCGCCGACAGCATCGATACGGGAACGAGTTCGGACCGATACACACGAACATTCGAGTTCACAGAGACGCTTACACCGAGTGTCGCTGTCGTCGAAGCCGTCTCCGACGTAACTGGCACTGACCCGAAATCCAGTCCACCGCTTCACGAGGTCGTGGATGCCGATGCGCTCAATGGACTGCTCACGGAATCGAATTCGAATCCCGAAACCGTGCGGGTGACGTTCGAGTATCAGGGCCACGAGATCACCGTCGTGGGTAACGGAACCGTCTACGTGCGCCCTGCCCAGGGCAACACTCGATAA
- a CDS encoding METTL5 family protein — MKRDLARRLESVSPFDDPAPALEQYRTPADIAAHVVHVAAMQSDLDGRTVVDLGSGTGMLALAAAFGGPRAVVGVELDGEALERARENERQVDPPISIDWIEGDATTLPVCLDDATVVMNPPFGAQYGNRHADRAFLETAATIGAVSYSIHNEGSRSFVDRFVADHDGTVTHAYQAELEIPHQFEFHREERRTVDAEVFRVTWSG; from the coding sequence ATGAAACGCGACCTCGCCCGCCGTCTCGAATCCGTCTCGCCCTTCGACGATCCGGCACCGGCACTCGAACAGTATCGCACACCGGCGGACATCGCCGCGCACGTCGTCCACGTCGCCGCGATGCAGTCTGACCTCGACGGTCGGACGGTCGTCGATCTGGGTTCGGGGACCGGCATGCTGGCACTCGCTGCAGCCTTTGGGGGACCGAGAGCGGTGGTCGGCGTCGAACTGGACGGGGAGGCGCTCGAACGGGCGAGGGAGAACGAGCGGCAAGTCGATCCACCGATTTCCATCGACTGGATCGAGGGTGACGCGACGACCCTGCCGGTTTGTCTCGATGACGCGACGGTGGTGATGAACCCACCCTTTGGCGCCCAGTACGGGAACAGACACGCGGACAGGGCGTTCCTCGAGACGGCCGCGACGATCGGGGCGGTGTCGTACTCTATCCACAACGAGGGCAGTCGGTCATTCGTCGACCGGTTCGTGGCGGACCACGATGGAACGGTGACGCACGCATACCAGGCCGAATTGGAGATCCCCCACCAATTCGAATTCCATCGAGAGGAACGCCGGACCGTCGACGCCGAAGTGTTCAGAGTAACGTGGTCTGGATGA
- a CDS encoding TIGR04053 family radical SAM/SPASM domain-containing protein, whose translation MFGQDLDTDRRPLVLIWELTQACDLSCKHCRADAQSERHPAELSTREGKRLLDDASEFGEGQLVVLSGGDPLVRDDVVELIDYGVDQGLTMTMTPSGTESLDAPTVHRLGDAGLRRIAVSIDGPGPESHDDFRGENGSFEQTLRAAKAAADVGLPLQVNTTVSQETVRHLPAMAELVEELGAVLWSVFFLVPVGRGTVLTPISPEKAERVMEWLADLNRGTPFEIKTTEAPHYRRVLSKRRGASSPEAMSDDGIRRRMGITAGNGFAFVSHTGLVYPSGFLPKAAGSVREESVVDIYRDSPLFTSLREPDDLKGKCGVCPFRNVCGGSRSRAFAYTGDPLESDPLCAYVPPDYEGSRPVQTVSKVVE comes from the coding sequence ATGTTCGGACAGGACCTCGACACCGACCGGCGACCGCTCGTCCTCATCTGGGAGCTCACCCAGGCCTGCGATCTCTCGTGTAAGCACTGTCGGGCAGACGCCCAGTCCGAACGCCACCCGGCGGAACTCTCGACCAGGGAGGGGAAACGGCTGCTCGACGACGCGAGCGAGTTCGGTGAAGGGCAACTCGTCGTCCTCTCTGGCGGTGATCCACTGGTTCGCGACGACGTCGTCGAGTTGATCGACTATGGGGTCGACCAGGGATTGACCATGACGATGACGCCGTCCGGCACGGAATCGCTAGACGCCCCGACCGTCCACCGACTCGGCGATGCGGGTCTTCGGCGGATCGCCGTCAGTATCGACGGACCTGGACCGGAGAGTCACGACGATTTCCGGGGCGAGAACGGGAGTTTCGAGCAAACGCTCCGGGCGGCGAAGGCAGCGGCAGACGTCGGCCTCCCCCTCCAGGTGAACACGACCGTCTCGCAGGAGACTGTTCGCCACCTGCCAGCGATGGCCGAACTCGTCGAAGAACTCGGTGCCGTCCTCTGGTCGGTCTTCTTCCTCGTCCCGGTCGGACGTGGGACGGTGTTGACACCGATATCGCCGGAGAAGGCCGAACGCGTGATGGAGTGGTTGGCGGATCTGAATCGCGGGACACCGTTCGAGATCAAGACCACCGAAGCGCCACACTACCGCCGCGTACTCTCCAAACGAAGGGGAGCGTCCAGCCCGGAGGCCATGTCCGACGATGGGATCCGGCGGCGGATGGGGATCACGGCCGGAAACGGTTTCGCGTTCGTTAGCCACACGGGACTCGTCTACCCGTCTGGATTCCTGCCGAAAGCCGCCGGGTCCGTTCGCGAGGAATCCGTCGTCGATATCTATCGAGACTCCCCGCTTTTCACCTCGTTGCGCGAACCGGACGACCTGAAGGGGAAGTGTGGGGTCTGTCCGTTCAGGAACGTCTGCGGCGGCAGTCGGTCCCGAGCCTTCGCGTACACCGGGGACCCGCTCGAATCCGACCCGCTGTGCGCGTACGTGCCGCCGGACTACGAGGGCAGTCGGCCCGTCCAGACCGTGTCGAAGGTCGTCGAGTGA
- the glmU gene encoding bifunctional sugar-1-phosphate nucleotidylyltransferase/acetyltransferase: MDVVILAAGAGTRMRPLTDRTPKPLLTVGDRPLAAHVADVAVESGASSIVFVVGPDADRVRATFGDRYLGVPVTYAVQDPPEGTAGAVRTALPHVDGQFAVLNGDNIYDQESIARLFSTGPSIGVHEVDDPSSYGVVDVDGGRCVGIVEKPANPPSTLANAGAYVFPAVEDDWFDVDRSDRGEFELTDVITRLVAQTDVTAVEMERWMDVGRPWELLEANETLVPTYPGSVEGDVHPSAVLSTESVVERGATILPGTVIEGAVYVREGATVGPHARVRGTTLVGEDATIGHAVEVKNSVLAPNSTVAHLSYVGDSVLGPDVNLGAGTNIANLRHDDQAVEVTVRGERVSTGRRKFGAVVGPGVKTGINTSIDPGVTLSTEARTLPGEVIHRDR, encoded by the coding sequence ATGGACGTCGTGATTCTGGCTGCGGGTGCCGGAACGAGGATGCGACCGTTGACGGACCGAACGCCCAAGCCGCTGCTCACCGTTGGTGACCGTCCACTCGCCGCGCACGTCGCGGACGTCGCGGTGGAAAGCGGAGCGTCGTCGATCGTCTTCGTCGTCGGGCCGGATGCCGACCGTGTCCGCGCGACGTTCGGCGATCGGTATCTGGGAGTGCCAGTCACCTACGCCGTCCAGGACCCCCCGGAGGGTACTGCGGGGGCCGTCAGGACCGCATTGCCTCACGTGGACGGGCAGTTCGCCGTCCTCAATGGCGACAACATCTACGACCAGGAGAGTATAGCCAGGCTCTTCTCGACGGGGCCCAGTATCGGCGTCCACGAGGTCGATGATCCATCGTCGTACGGGGTCGTCGACGTCGATGGCGGTCGGTGTGTGGGGATCGTCGAGAAGCCCGCGAACCCTCCCTCGACGTTGGCCAACGCTGGCGCGTACGTGTTCCCGGCTGTAGAGGACGATTGGTTCGATGTCGACCGGAGCGACCGAGGCGAGTTCGAACTCACCGACGTCATCACTCGGCTCGTGGCCCAGACCGACGTGACGGCGGTCGAAATGGAACGATGGATGGACGTTGGTCGACCGTGGGAACTGCTCGAGGCGAACGAGACACTCGTTCCGACCTATCCGGGCAGCGTCGAGGGTGACGTTCATCCGAGTGCAGTCCTTTCCACCGAGTCGGTCGTCGAACGCGGTGCGACGATTCTGCCGGGAACGGTCATCGAGGGAGCGGTCTACGTCCGCGAAGGGGCCACGGTCGGCCCTCACGCGCGGGTCCGAGGGACGACACTCGTCGGTGAGGATGCGACGATCGGCCATGCAGTGGAAGTGAAAAACTCAGTTCTCGCACCGAACAGTACCGTTGCCCATCTATCGTACGTCGGTGACAGTGTTCTCGGTCCGGACGTGAACCTCGGAGCGGGGACCAACATTGCAAACCTCAGACACGACGACCAGGCGGTCGAGGTGACGGTCCGGGGCGAGCGGGTCTCGACGGGTCGGCGCAAGTTCGGCGCCGTCGTCGGGCCCGGTGTCAAGACGGGCATCAACACGAGCATCGATCCGGGTGTGACCCTCTCGACCGAGGCGAGGACCCTTCCGGGGGAGGTCATCCATCGCGACCGCTGA
- a CDS encoding MBL fold metallo-hydrolase, translating into MSIHSDWGDWLPTAVADADPDGLAIWYLGCNGFVLKGSMGTTLFIDPYLGTGDPPRTVRMIPVPFDPEDVTATDAILATHEHTDHVHGPTQAPILARTDARFFGPDASVTKALDEETWTDAYDVSESQYETVSEGESFDVGEFVVHVEAANDPDADHPVSYVIEHAAGTFFHGGDTKPTAAFDDLGERYDIDVAALAFGSVGMIRDKQTRIPKRTRWYNDENQVVEAASALRTDRLLPTHWDMWKGLTADPTALYEHIRTFEYPRSLAIVEIGDRIDLST; encoded by the coding sequence ATGTCCATCCACAGTGACTGGGGCGACTGGCTTCCCACGGCGGTGGCCGACGCCGACCCCGACGGCCTCGCCATCTGGTATCTCGGCTGTAACGGATTCGTCCTCAAGGGATCGATGGGAACGACGCTGTTCATCGACCCGTATCTCGGGACCGGCGATCCACCCCGTACCGTTCGCATGATACCGGTACCGTTCGATCCCGAGGACGTCACCGCGACGGACGCGATACTGGCGACACACGAGCACACAGACCACGTCCACGGTCCGACGCAGGCCCCCATCCTCGCACGGACAGACGCGAGGTTCTTCGGTCCCGACGCGAGCGTCACGAAGGCACTCGACGAGGAGACGTGGACCGACGCCTACGACGTCTCCGAGTCGCAGTACGAGACGGTGAGCGAGGGCGAATCCTTCGACGTCGGCGAATTCGTCGTCCACGTCGAGGCCGCCAACGACCCCGACGCCGACCATCCCGTATCCTACGTGATCGAACACGCTGCGGGAACGTTCTTCCACGGCGGTGACACCAAACCGACAGCGGCGTTCGACGACCTGGGCGAGCGTTACGACATCGACGTCGCGGCACTGGCGTTCGGATCGGTCGGAATGATCCGCGACAAACAGACCAGGATCCCGAAACGCACGCGCTGGTACAACGACGAGAATCAGGTCGTCGAGGCCGCCAGCGCATTACGGACGGACAGGCTACTTCCCACACACTGGGACATGTGGAAGGGGCTCACGGCCGACCCCACTGCACTCTACGAGCACATCCGGACCTTCGAGTATCCACGATCGCTGGCTATCGTCGAGATCGGTGATCGAATCGATCTGTCGACATAG